Proteins co-encoded in one Armatimonadota bacterium genomic window:
- a CDS encoding hydroxyisourate hydrolase — protein sequence MAASLSTHVLDAARGLPARGVRVELYRGATLLAARETNEDGRIPDLLGGPLEAGTYRLVFYPPSPFFTRVELQVEITEPHRHHHIPLLVAPYACTTYRGS from the coding sequence ATGGCAGCGTCCCTCTCCACACACGTGCTGGACGCCGCGCGCGGCCTGCCCGCCCGCGGCGTGCGCGTCGAGCTCTACCGGGGCGCGACGCTGCTGGCCGCCCGTGAGACGAACGAGGACGGCCGCATTCCCGACCTGCTGGGCGGGCCGCTCGAGGCCGGCACGTACCGGCTCGTCTTCTATCCACCCTCGCCGTTCTTCACCCGCGTCGAGCTCCAGGTGGAGATCACCGAGCCCCACCGCCACCACCACATTCCCCTGCTGGTCGCGCCCTACGCATGCACGACCTACCGCGGCAGCTGA
- a CDS encoding FAD binding domain-containing protein: MDVYLARTLEEALEVKARRPEAVPIAGGTDLMVELNFGRRRPPSLLDISRLEDLQVWRREDGMLFVGAGVTYSRMLRELPAVRPLVQAARTVGSPQIRNRGTLGGNLGTASPAGDTLPVLAAYDAEIVLVRAGGQRRVVPWHAFMVGPKRTMLAPDELILGAQWRLARGPGVFAKVGPRNAMVIAVASLCLVADLDRRHIHVALGSVGPTILRAPDAEAYAEQVLTAAGWWDDPGVAVAPRVAEEFGERVAAAARPIDDVRGTAAYRRHACAVLGQRAFRWILEDRAQEATSC, translated from the coding sequence GTGGACGTCTACCTCGCGCGGACGCTCGAGGAGGCGCTGGAGGTCAAGGCGCGCCGGCCCGAGGCCGTGCCCATCGCCGGCGGCACCGACCTCATGGTCGAGCTGAACTTCGGCCGCCGGCGCCCGCCGTCGCTGCTGGACATCTCCCGCCTGGAGGACCTGCAGGTCTGGCGCCGGGAAGACGGGATGCTCTTCGTTGGCGCGGGCGTCACCTACAGCCGGATGCTGCGGGAGTTGCCGGCGGTCCGCCCGCTGGTCCAGGCGGCCCGAACGGTGGGCTCGCCGCAGATCCGCAACCGGGGCACCCTGGGCGGTAACCTGGGCACGGCATCCCCGGCGGGCGATACGCTGCCGGTGCTCGCCGCCTACGACGCGGAGATCGTGCTGGTCCGCGCGGGCGGGCAGCGCCGCGTCGTGCCGTGGCACGCGTTCATGGTGGGCCCCAAACGCACCATGCTCGCGCCCGACGAGCTCATCCTCGGCGCGCAGTGGCGTCTGGCCCGGGGGCCGGGTGTCTTCGCCAAGGTGGGCCCGCGCAACGCCATGGTCATCGCCGTAGCCAGCCTGTGCTTGGTCGCTGACCTGGACCGGCGGCACATCCACGTGGCCCTGGGCTCCGTGGGCCCCACGATCCTCCGCGCGCCCGATGCGGAAGCCTACGCGGAGCAGGTGTTGACGGCCGCCGGCTGGTGGGACGATCCGGGGGTCGCAGTGGCCCCGCGCGTCGCCGAGGAGTTCGGCGAGCGGGTGGCCGCAGCCGCGCGGCCGATCGACGACGTGCGGGGCACGGCCGCCTACCGCCGGCACGCGTGCGCCGTGCTGGGGCAGCGCGCGTTCCGCTGGATCCTGGAGGACCGCGCGCAGGAGGCGACGTCGTGCTGA
- a CDS encoding 2-oxo-4-hydroxy-4-carboxy-5-ureidoimidazoline decarboxylase translates to MHDLPRQLSGDVLAALFGGRTRLVDRLAACENPLGCARELLRTLPEDELVEALNAHPRIGARQLPPVSAAEQGADDDPAILAELERLNALYEARFGFRFLVFVNRRPRRVILEVLRACLQHSREEELQRALDDLVAIAVDRYRRGVR, encoded by the coding sequence ATGCACGACCTACCGCGGCAGCTGAGCGGTGACGTGCTGGCGGCGCTGTTCGGCGGGCGGACCCGCTTGGTCGACCGCCTGGCGGCGTGCGAGAATCCGCTGGGCTGCGCGCGGGAGCTGCTGCGGACGTTGCCCGAGGACGAGCTCGTGGAGGCGCTCAACGCCCACCCCCGCATCGGCGCACGACAGCTGCCCCCGGTGTCGGCGGCCGAGCAGGGCGCCGACGACGACCCCGCCATCCTGGCCGAGCTGGAGCGCCTCAACGCGCTCTACGAAGCCAGGTTCGGGTTCCGGTTCCTGGTGTTCGTCAACCGCCGGCCGCGCCGCGTGATCCTCGAGGTGTTGCGGGCGTGCCTGCAGCACTCGCGCGAGGAAGAGCTGCAGCGGGCCCTCGACGACCTGGTGGCCATCGCGGTAGACCGCTACCGCCGGGGCGTGCGCTGA
- a CDS encoding (2Fe-2S)-binding protein, with product MLIRVRVNGEWRTGDVWPGASLLGLLRDALGLPGAKNACEQGECGSCSVWLDGELVCACLVLAAQAHERDVRTVEGLAPEGALHPVQEAFLETGAVQCGFCTPGLIVAAVDLLQRVPTPDDDAIREALAGNLCRCTGYGKILDAVRLAAARMRASAAGGDR from the coding sequence GTGCTGATCCGCGTGCGCGTCAACGGCGAGTGGCGCACGGGCGACGTGTGGCCCGGCGCGAGTTTGCTGGGCCTGCTGCGGGACGCCCTGGGGCTGCCCGGGGCCAAGAACGCGTGCGAGCAGGGCGAGTGCGGCTCGTGCTCGGTGTGGCTCGACGGTGAGCTGGTGTGCGCGTGCCTGGTGCTGGCGGCGCAGGCGCACGAGCGCGACGTCCGCACGGTGGAAGGGCTGGCGCCCGAGGGGGCGTTGCACCCGGTCCAGGAGGCGTTCCTGGAGACCGGCGCGGTGCAGTGCGGCTTCTGCACCCCGGGGTTGATCGTGGCCGCGGTCGACCTGCTCCAGCGTGTCCCGACCCCCGACGACGACGCGATCCGCGAGGCCCTGGCCGGGAACCTGTGCCGCTGCACCGGGTACGGGAAGATCCTCGACGCCGTCCGCCTGGCCGCTGCCCGGATGCGCGCATCCGCGGCCGGGGGCGACCGGTGA
- a CDS encoding 8-oxoguanine deaminase — protein MGRLLIEQCAVVVTMDDAGTEISGGSILVDDGKVVWVGAGAPPAALLRSSPPAVDGLARLDGRGCVALPGLVNTHHHLYQTLTRAHATDQPLFGWLRTLYPLWARVNAAWVHAAARVGLAELALSGCTTTTDHHYVFPAGSDGFDVLDAAIAAARELGLRFHPCRGAMDLGASRGGLPPDAIVQDTDEILAQTEAAVRRYHDPAPGAMLQVAIAPCSPFSVTPRLMQEAAGLARRLGVRLHTHIAETRDEEDYCLQVFGRRPLDLLDEWGWLGDDVWLAHCVHVGAGAARLGATRTGVAWCPVSNLRLGSGIAPVRALLDAGTRVGLGVDGAASNDSGDLLAEARIGLLVSRAGEHRWLDAREVLRIATRGGAACLGRDDIGALVPGRRADVALFDVEDLAHAGAARDPVAALVYCAPGRVKHLVVDGRVVVRDFHLVTADEEAIAAQGHRLARAIAAGAEEVAT, from the coding sequence ATGGGCCGGCTGCTGATCGAGCAGTGCGCGGTGGTCGTGACGATGGACGACGCCGGCACCGAGATCTCCGGTGGCTCGATCCTCGTGGACGACGGCAAGGTCGTCTGGGTGGGCGCCGGCGCGCCGCCAGCAGCCCTGCTGCGCTCGTCGCCGCCGGCGGTCGACGGCCTAGCGCGCCTGGATGGCCGCGGCTGCGTCGCCCTGCCAGGGCTGGTGAACACGCACCACCACCTCTACCAGACCCTCACGCGCGCGCACGCCACCGACCAGCCGTTGTTCGGCTGGTTGCGGACACTCTACCCCCTCTGGGCCCGGGTGAACGCGGCGTGGGTCCACGCAGCCGCCCGCGTGGGGCTGGCGGAACTGGCGCTGTCGGGCTGCACCACCACGACCGATCACCACTACGTCTTCCCCGCAGGCAGCGACGGCTTCGACGTGCTGGACGCCGCGATCGCGGCGGCGCGCGAGCTGGGATTGCGGTTCCACCCCTGCCGCGGCGCGATGGACCTGGGGGCCTCACGGGGCGGGCTGCCTCCGGACGCCATCGTGCAGGACACCGACGAGATCCTGGCGCAGACCGAGGCGGCGGTGCGCCGCTACCACGATCCCGCCCCGGGGGCGATGCTCCAGGTGGCGATCGCGCCCTGCTCGCCGTTCTCGGTGACGCCGCGGTTGATGCAGGAGGCCGCCGGGCTGGCCCGGCGCCTGGGGGTGCGCCTGCACACCCACATCGCCGAGACCCGCGACGAAGAGGACTACTGCCTGCAGGTGTTCGGGCGCCGGCCGCTGGACCTGCTGGACGAGTGGGGATGGCTGGGCGACGACGTGTGGCTGGCCCACTGCGTGCACGTCGGCGCGGGCGCGGCGCGTCTGGGCGCCACGCGGACCGGGGTGGCGTGGTGTCCTGTGTCCAACCTGCGGCTGGGCTCGGGCATCGCGCCGGTGCGCGCGCTGCTGGACGCCGGCACGCGGGTCGGCCTGGGCGTGGACGGCGCGGCGTCCAACGACAGCGGCGATCTGCTGGCGGAGGCGCGGATCGGCCTGCTGGTCTCGCGGGCCGGTGAGCACCGATGGTTGGACGCGCGCGAGGTGCTGCGCATCGCCACCCGGGGCGGCGCGGCATGCCTGGGACGCGACGACATCGGCGCCCTGGTGCCCGGTCGCCGGGCGGACGTCGCCCTGTTCGACGTCGAGGACCTGGCGCACGCCGGCGCCGCACGCGATCCCGTCGCGGCCCTGGTCTACTGCGCCCCCGGACGGGTCAAACACCTGGTGGTCGACGGGCGGGTGGTCGTGCGCGACTTCCACCTGGTCACGGCGGACGAAGAGGCCATCGCGGCCCAGGGGCACCGGCTGGCCCGTGCGATCGCTGCCGGGGCGGAGGAGGTGGCGACATGA
- the allB gene encoding allantoinase AllB — MIRGGRVVLPAGVVAASLGIARGRIAAIAEGPLDGHETIDATGRIVLPGVVDLHVHFNDPGRTHWEGWGPGSRAAAAGGVTTVVEMPLNSLPPVTTVDALQAKLAAATGQSLVDYALWGGLVTDNRDHLPALARAGVIGFKAFMSRSGTEEFTHVEDGVLFDGLQRLGALGQVLAVHAESNAITEERTRRLQAAGRRDRRAWGEARPPVAELEAIHRALFLAGQARCRLHVVHTSLPEGIQLIDTARAAGQPVTVETCAHYLALTEDDFVALGPVAKCAPPLRDAARQERLWQVVLAGRVDCVTSDHSPCPLEDKARGEDDVWEAWGGITGVQTLLPVMLTEGVHRRRMPLEQLAALLAGTPARIAGLWPRKGVIAVGADADLVIVDLDRRWRLEAGWLQSRHRQSPFLGREMQGWTERVLVRGRTVAREGEVTGAPAGQWLRASPPQDGEDQPV; from the coding sequence GTGATCCGGGGCGGGCGCGTGGTGCTGCCGGCCGGCGTGGTCGCGGCCAGCCTGGGGATCGCCCGCGGCCGGATCGCTGCCATCGCCGAGGGGCCCCTCGATGGGCACGAGACCATCGACGCCACCGGCCGTATCGTGCTGCCCGGCGTCGTGGACCTGCACGTGCACTTCAACGATCCGGGCCGCACCCACTGGGAAGGATGGGGGCCGGGCAGCCGCGCGGCCGCTGCGGGCGGGGTCACGACCGTGGTCGAGATGCCCCTCAACAGCCTGCCGCCGGTCACGACCGTCGACGCGCTGCAGGCCAAGCTGGCCGCCGCTACCGGGCAGTCGCTCGTGGACTACGCGCTGTGGGGTGGGCTCGTCACCGACAACCGCGATCACCTGCCCGCCCTCGCGCGCGCGGGCGTGATCGGGTTCAAGGCGTTCATGAGCCGCAGCGGCACCGAGGAGTTCACCCACGTGGAGGATGGCGTGCTCTTCGACGGGCTCCAGCGGCTGGGGGCGCTGGGCCAGGTCCTGGCCGTGCATGCCGAGAGCAACGCCATCACCGAGGAGCGCACCCGCCGGTTGCAGGCGGCCGGGCGCCGCGATCGGCGGGCCTGGGGCGAAGCCCGGCCGCCCGTGGCGGAGCTGGAAGCGATCCACCGCGCGCTCTTCCTCGCGGGGCAGGCCCGCTGCCGCCTGCACGTCGTGCACACCAGCCTGCCCGAAGGCATCCAGCTGATCGACACCGCGCGCGCCGCCGGGCAGCCGGTCACCGTCGAGACCTGCGCGCACTACCTCGCGCTCACCGAGGACGACTTCGTGGCGCTGGGACCGGTGGCCAAGTGCGCGCCGCCGCTGCGAGACGCAGCCAGGCAGGAGCGGCTCTGGCAGGTCGTGCTGGCCGGCCGGGTCGACTGCGTCACCTCCGACCATTCGCCCTGCCCGCTGGAGGACAAGGCGCGCGGCGAGGACGACGTCTGGGAGGCCTGGGGCGGGATCACGGGCGTCCAGACCCTCCTGCCCGTGATGCTCACCGAGGGCGTGCATCGCCGGCGCATGCCGCTAGAGCAGCTCGCGGCGCTCCTGGCCGGCACCCCCGCGCGCATCGCCGGCCTGTGGCCGCGCAAGGGCGTCATTGCGGTGGGTGCCGACGCCGACCTGGTGATCGTGGACCTGGACCGGCGCTGGCGGCTCGAGGCGGGGTGGCTCCAGTCACGCCACCGGCAGTCGCCGTTCCTGGGCCGCGAGATGCAGGGCTGGACGGAGCGGGTGCTGGTGCGGGGTCGCACGGTCGCCCGGGAGGGCGAAGTCACCGGCGCCCCCGCGGGCCAGTGGCTGCGGGCGTCACCGCCGCAGGATGGTGAAGACCAGCCGGTCTGA
- a CDS encoding GntR family transcriptional regulator — protein MTPEPRAVLHAPPRIPLSKRLAADLRREILTGRFATADRLPSEAALARECGVSRATLREALRALEQEGLVSRRHGVGAFINRHITARIDRFENFDEAIRRVGRRAEDRVLHVLPVTVADETADLLGVAPGTPGVLVQSLRLADGEPVLYCENVLPAALVGSLDVAERRRRYESLKEFLLEELGVRADHSLVTLKAVGAPPAVAPVLAVAPGTPLLAVNGAIYDVAARPVATSLSYIRSDRLVFTILRR, from the coding sequence ATGACCCCCGAGCCGCGGGCGGTCCTGCACGCCCCGCCGCGGATCCCGCTGTCCAAGCGCCTGGCCGCCGACCTCCGGCGCGAGATCCTGACGGGACGGTTCGCCACGGCCGACCGGCTGCCGTCGGAAGCCGCGCTCGCCCGGGAATGCGGCGTGAGCCGGGCGACGCTGCGCGAAGCCCTGCGCGCCCTGGAACAGGAGGGACTGGTCAGCCGCCGGCACGGGGTGGGCGCGTTCATCAACCGCCACATCACGGCCCGCATCGACCGCTTCGAGAACTTCGACGAGGCGATCCGACGCGTGGGGCGGCGGGCGGAGGACCGGGTGCTGCACGTCCTCCCCGTCACGGTCGCAGACGAGACCGCAGACCTGCTGGGCGTGGCGCCCGGCACCCCCGGTGTGCTCGTCCAGAGCCTGCGCCTCGCCGACGGGGAGCCGGTGCTCTACTGCGAGAACGTGCTGCCCGCCGCGCTGGTCGGGTCGCTGGACGTAGCAGAGCGCCGGCGCCGCTACGAGTCGCTCAAGGAGTTCCTGCTCGAGGAGCTGGGCGTGCGCGCCGACCACAGCCTCGTGACCCTGAAGGCCGTGGGCGCCCCGCCAGCCGTGGCGCCGGTGCTGGCGGTGGCCCCCGGGACGCCGTTGCTGGCCGTGAACGGCGCGATCTACGACGTGGCGGCACGGCCGGTGGCGACGTCGCTGAGCTACATCCGCTCAGACCGGCTGGTCTTCACCATCCTGCGGCGGTGA
- the pucD gene encoding xanthine dehydrogenase subunit D gives MTVRAVVTTRGGVGESARRIDGVPKVKGQFLYASDLWAEGMLWGCTVRSPHPHARIRAIDVAPALATPGVAAVLLAADVPGKKTFGLEFADQPVLAWDRVRFAGEPVAVLAAVDLETARRAAAQVVVDYEVLPAVTDMAAALRPDAPRVHDFGNVVRHVRIEHGDPATPADVWVDGYYETGMQDQAPLGPEAGLAVPAADGGVDLYVATQWLHVDRQQIAPCLGLPPERVRVHLAGVGGAFGAREDVSMHIHACLLALRTGRPVKMVYSREESFYGHVHRHPARIWMRHGATRDGRLVCVRARILIDGGAYASSSAAVIGNAATFATGPYEVPNALVEGTAVYTNNPPCGAMRGFGAVQACVAYEAQMDKLARALGMDPVALRLRNALRTGSVLPTGQVVRGSAPVRELIERCVAIPLPAEARSGPLALPGGAGGVSRGERVRRGVGLAVGYKNIGYSEGFDDAAEARVTLFAGATGPVVEIYTAAAEVGQGLYTVLAQIARTELGVEQVVIRPADTGIGSAGSTSASRQTMMSGGAVQLACQAVRDALFQRVRARLAAQGRPVPPTLALAGGMILAGDGPLAPVTAFLDEPVAATRTYHHRRTTPLDRRGQGDPHVTFAFAAQRAVVDVDLDLGLVRVVQIAAAQDVGRALNPQAVHGQIEGGIAQGLGLALMEELQLRDGVIRNASFTDYLIPTVLDMPPVVSVLVEEPEPGVPFGAKGVGEPSTVVATAAIVAALRDATGRELNRVPVRPDDLIGLSPPAAGGEPPPALDVPWPEAIPKLAGLAAGQGELMRDG, from the coding sequence ATGACGGTGCGCGCGGTGGTGACGACGCGCGGCGGCGTCGGCGAGAGCGCGCGGCGCATCGACGGCGTCCCCAAGGTCAAGGGCCAGTTCCTCTACGCCAGCGACCTGTGGGCCGAGGGCATGCTGTGGGGTTGCACGGTGCGCAGCCCGCACCCGCACGCCCGGATCCGCGCCATCGACGTCGCGCCGGCCCTGGCCACGCCCGGCGTGGCGGCGGTGCTGCTGGCGGCGGACGTCCCGGGCAAGAAGACCTTTGGGCTGGAGTTCGCCGACCAGCCCGTGCTGGCCTGGGACCGCGTGCGCTTCGCCGGCGAGCCGGTGGCGGTGCTGGCGGCAGTCGACCTGGAGACGGCGCGTCGCGCCGCTGCGCAGGTCGTCGTCGACTACGAGGTGCTGCCCGCGGTCACCGACATGGCCGCGGCGCTGCGGCCCGACGCGCCCCGGGTGCACGACTTCGGCAACGTCGTGCGGCACGTGCGCATCGAGCACGGCGACCCCGCGACCCCCGCCGACGTGTGGGTCGACGGCTACTACGAGACCGGCATGCAGGACCAGGCGCCGTTGGGGCCCGAGGCGGGCCTGGCCGTGCCCGCGGCCGATGGCGGCGTGGACCTCTACGTGGCCACCCAGTGGCTGCACGTCGACCGCCAGCAGATCGCGCCGTGCCTGGGGCTGCCGCCCGAGCGAGTGCGCGTGCACCTGGCGGGGGTGGGCGGGGCGTTCGGCGCCCGGGAGGACGTCAGCATGCACATCCACGCGTGCCTGCTGGCGCTGCGCACGGGCCGGCCGGTGAAGATGGTCTACAGCCGCGAGGAGTCGTTCTACGGACACGTCCACCGGCATCCCGCACGGATCTGGATGCGCCACGGCGCCACGCGCGATGGCCGCCTGGTGTGCGTGCGCGCGCGCATCCTCATCGACGGGGGCGCCTACGCGTCGTCGTCGGCGGCCGTGATCGGCAACGCCGCGACGTTCGCCACCGGCCCCTACGAGGTGCCCAACGCCCTCGTGGAGGGCACGGCCGTCTACACCAACAACCCGCCGTGCGGCGCGATGCGCGGGTTCGGGGCCGTGCAGGCGTGCGTGGCTTATGAGGCCCAGATGGACAAGCTGGCCCGGGCGCTCGGGATGGACCCGGTGGCGCTGCGCCTGCGCAACGCCCTGCGAACCGGATCGGTGCTGCCCACCGGGCAGGTCGTGCGCGGCAGCGCGCCCGTGCGGGAGCTCATCGAGCGGTGCGTGGCGATCCCGCTGCCGGCCGAGGCGCGCTCCGGCCCGCTGGCCCTCCCGGGGGGTGCCGGCGGCGTCTCGCGCGGCGAGCGGGTGCGCCGCGGGGTCGGCCTCGCCGTCGGCTACAAGAACATCGGCTACAGCGAAGGGTTCGACGACGCGGCCGAGGCCCGCGTCACGCTGTTCGCCGGGGCCACGGGTCCGGTGGTCGAGATCTACACGGCCGCGGCCGAGGTCGGCCAGGGCCTCTACACCGTCCTGGCGCAGATCGCGCGGACCGAGCTCGGCGTGGAGCAGGTCGTGATCCGCCCCGCCGACACCGGCATCGGCTCCGCAGGGTCGACGTCCGCGTCCCGACAGACCATGATGTCCGGCGGCGCGGTGCAGCTGGCCTGTCAGGCGGTGCGTGACGCCCTGTTCCAGCGCGTGCGGGCTCGGCTGGCTGCCCAGGGCCGGCCGGTACCCCCGACCCTGGCGCTTGCGGGCGGGATGATCCTCGCCGGGGACGGCCCGCTGGCGCCGGTGACCGCCTTCCTCGACGAGCCGGTGGCGGCCACGCGCACCTACCACCACCGGCGTACCACGCCGCTCGACCGCCGGGGGCAGGGCGACCCGCACGTCACGTTCGCGTTCGCGGCCCAGCGCGCCGTGGTCGACGTCGACCTCGACCTGGGCCTGGTGCGCGTCGTGCAGATCGCCGCCGCGCAGGACGTCGGCCGCGCCCTCAACCCGCAGGCCGTCCACGGGCAGATCGAGGGCGGCATCGCCCAGGGGCTGGGGCTGGCGCTCATGGAAGAGCTCCAGCTGCGCGACGGCGTGATCCGCAACGCCTCGTTCACCGACTACCTGATCCCCACCGTCCTCGACATGCCGCCGGTGGTGAGCGTGCTGGTCGAAGAGCCCGAACCCGGGGTCCCCTTTGGCGCCAAGGGAGTTGGCGAGCCGTCGACGGTGGTCGCGACCGCCGCCATCGTGGCCGCGCTGCGCGACGCCACCGGCCGCGAGCTCAACCGCGTGCCCGTGCGCCCCGACGACCTGATCGGCCTCAGCCCGCCCGCAGCCGGCGGCGAACCGCCGCCGGCGCTCGACGTGCCGTGGCCGGAGGCGATCCCGAAGCTGGCCGGGCTGGCAGCGGGGCAGGGCGAGCTGATGCGGGACGGGTGA
- a CDS encoding phosphoribosyltransferase family protein has product MSHVLPFHGQPTYDLEIAGTVRTLPLIQVAPDTWIAYYYSLGDTEVIDRAARLLAPGLAQCEIFVTTETKGIPLAHAIATHLGLKPYVVCRKELRPFMLSPLVVRYKPITARTEEELYMDGRDAHKLRGRQVGIVDDIVSTGETLEAMAQLVAQAGGTVAARAAILLEGDERPDVQHLGVLPIFKAAGPSGTP; this is encoded by the coding sequence ATGTCGCACGTGTTGCCGTTTCACGGTCAGCCGACCTACGACCTGGAGATCGCCGGGACGGTGCGCACCCTGCCGCTGATCCAGGTGGCGCCCGATACCTGGATCGCCTACTACTACAGCCTGGGCGACACCGAGGTGATCGACCGCGCCGCGCGCCTGCTCGCGCCCGGCCTGGCTCAGTGCGAGATCTTCGTCACCACCGAGACCAAGGGCATCCCCCTGGCCCACGCCATCGCCACGCACCTGGGGCTCAAACCCTACGTCGTCTGCCGCAAGGAGCTGCGGCCGTTCATGCTGTCGCCGCTGGTGGTGCGGTACAAGCCGATCACGGCCCGCACCGAGGAAGAGCTCTACATGGACGGCCGCGATGCCCACAAGCTCCGCGGCCGCCAGGTAGGCATCGTCGACGACATCGTCAGCACCGGCGAGACGCTGGAGGCCATGGCGCAGCTGGTCGCGCAGGCGGGCGGGACGGTCGCGGCCAGGGCCGCCATCCTGCTGGAAGGCGACGAGCGGCCGGACGTGCAGCACCTGGGCGTCCTCCCCATCTTCAAGGCCGCCGGGCCATCGGGGACACCGTAG